In a genomic window of Nostoc sp. UHCC 0870:
- a CDS encoding single-stranded DNA-binding protein has protein sequence MSINIVTLVGRVGGDPDIKYFESGSVKCRLTLAVDRRSRNSDEPDWFNLELWGKTAEIAGNYVKKGKQIAVKGTLKFNTWNDAQTGMLRSTPVIQVDQLELLGSKQDRDGGGDFPSEHF, from the coding sequence ATGAGTATCAATATTGTCACTTTAGTTGGTCGGGTAGGTGGTGATCCAGATATTAAATATTTCGAGTCTGGTAGCGTTAAGTGTAGATTAACACTAGCTGTTGACCGTAGATCACGTAACAGTGATGAACCTGACTGGTTTAATTTAGAACTATGGGGGAAAACAGCAGAGATAGCAGGTAATTATGTCAAAAAAGGTAAGCAAATTGCTGTCAAAGGTACTTTAAAATTTAATACTTGGAATGATGCTCAAACAGGGATGCTAAGGTCTACGCCAGTTATACAAGTAGACCAACTAGAACTACTAGGTTCTAAGCAAGATAGAGATGGAGGCGGAGACTTCCCCTCAGAACATTTTTAA
- a CDS encoding rod shape-determining protein — protein MGIDLGTANTLVYVSGKGIVLQEPSVVAIDQNEKVALAVGEEAKRMLGRTPGNVIALRPLRDGVIADFDTAELMLKSFIQRVNEGRSLILPRIVIGIPSGVTGVERRAVMDAAAQAGAREVYLIDEPIAAAIGAGLPVAEPTGNMIIDIGGGTTEVAVLSLQGTVISESVRIAGDELTEAIIMYLKKVHNLVIGERTAEDIKIRIGSAYPTHDDNEAMMEVRGLHLLSGLPRTVTIKSPEIRESMIEPLSVIIEAVKRTLERTPPELASDIIDRGIMLAGGGALLKGIDTLISHETGIVTHIAADPLSCVVLGTGRVLENFKQLERVFSGRSRNM, from the coding sequence ATGGGTATCGACCTCGGTACTGCCAATACCCTCGTTTATGTGTCTGGTAAAGGTATTGTACTCCAAGAACCTTCTGTAGTTGCTATCGATCAAAACGAAAAAGTAGCTCTAGCAGTAGGGGAAGAAGCTAAAAGAATGCTCGGCCGCACACCGGGAAATGTCATCGCCTTGCGACCTTTGCGCGATGGTGTCATTGCTGACTTTGACACGGCAGAGTTGATGCTGAAAAGCTTTATTCAGCGCGTTAATGAAGGTAGGTCTTTGATATTACCTCGGATTGTTATTGGTATACCAAGTGGTGTCACTGGCGTAGAAAGAAGAGCTGTCATGGATGCAGCAGCTCAAGCAGGAGCAAGAGAAGTTTATTTAATTGATGAACCAATAGCAGCCGCCATTGGTGCAGGACTCCCAGTAGCTGAACCAACTGGTAATATGATTATTGATATTGGTGGCGGTACAACAGAAGTTGCTGTGCTGAGTCTCCAAGGTACTGTGATTAGCGAATCAGTACGCATTGCTGGTGATGAATTAACGGAAGCCATCATCATGTACTTGAAAAAAGTGCATAACTTGGTGATTGGGGAACGGACTGCGGAAGATATCAAAATTCGGATTGGTTCTGCCTATCCTACCCATGATGATAATGAGGCAATGATGGAAGTGCGGGGTTTACACCTGCTTTCTGGTCTACCCAGAACTGTGACTATTAAAAGCCCAGAAATTCGTGAAAGTATGATAGAACCGCTATCTGTGATCATCGAAGCGGTGAAGCGCACCTTGGAACGTACACCCCCAGAACTAGCCTCAGACATTATTGACAGAGGCATTATGTTGGCTGGTGGAGGTGCTTTGCTCAAGGGGATAGATACCCTAATTAGCCATGAAACAGGTATTGTTACCCATATTGCGGCTGATCCTCTCAGCTGTGTTGTGTTAGGAACAGGGCGGGTGCTAGAAAACTTTAAACAGCTAGAACGGGTGTTTAGCGGGCGTTCTCGAAATATGTAA
- the mreC gene encoding rod shape-determining protein MreC: MVSLRRWWDRKALQVGLVALALGGAWVLRQTQGEFLLEVYELITRPMQMLQTGTTPEERQEELLKNAQFLELQTRITELESQNQKLQNLLGYAEKEPLASRPIPARVIGRSADHWWQQVTINRGSNVGIQEGYVVKAEGGLVGLVESVTPNTSRILLISDLKSQVGVTISRTSAKGVLRGDSSAEAVLEFYEKVPNVKVGDFVSTSMYSQRFPTGLAVGKIKSLDLKKLPASIAKVELFPPISTLDWVAVYPKPKNPELENQQSVTPKTEKSN; this comes from the coding sequence ATGGTTAGTCTACGTCGTTGGTGGGATCGCAAAGCCTTACAAGTGGGTTTAGTTGCTTTAGCTTTGGGTGGTGCTTGGGTATTACGCCAGACCCAAGGGGAATTTTTATTGGAAGTATACGAGCTAATCACCCGTCCTATGCAAATGTTGCAAACGGGGACAACTCCAGAAGAACGTCAAGAAGAACTGCTCAAGAATGCTCAGTTTTTGGAGTTACAAACACGAATTACTGAATTGGAAAGCCAGAATCAAAAACTCCAAAATTTACTAGGCTACGCTGAAAAAGAGCCACTTGCATCCCGACCAATTCCCGCTAGAGTGATAGGACGCAGTGCTGATCATTGGTGGCAACAAGTGACCATCAACCGTGGCTCAAATGTAGGTATTCAGGAAGGTTATGTTGTCAAGGCTGAAGGTGGATTAGTTGGTCTAGTAGAAAGTGTCACACCCAACACCAGCCGTATATTGTTAATCAGTGATCTCAAAAGTCAAGTTGGTGTCACCATTAGCCGCACTTCCGCCAAAGGTGTATTGCGGGGAGATTCTTCTGCGGAAGCTGTATTAGAGTTTTATGAAAAAGTCCCAAATGTGAAGGTGGGAGACTTCGTTTCTACATCTATGTACAGTCAAAGATTCCCCACTGGTTTGGCGGTGGGAAAGATCAAGTCGCTTGATTTGAAAAAACTCCCGGCTTCCATCGCTAAAGTTGAACTTTTTCCCCCTATTAGTACCCTAGATTGGGTCGCTGTTTATCCCAAACCCAAAAACCCAGAGTTGGAAAATCAGCAATCAGTAACCCCAAAAACAGAAAAATCTAATTAA
- the mreD gene encoding rod shape-determining protein MreD, with protein MKIPSFSGKSKPPERKKFRTRQKSLADWHPGWLRVADWSIIVGSVFLCLLLLPTRFPGTELLRIGPNWLLIWVVAWSVKRSVWSGTLAGIILGLLQDAMTSPEPSHAITLGFVGFLTALIQKPRFIQEDFISIALIVFVMAIVAETGFGLLLKLSGDRSTDFIWAYYQRVTLASAILSSLWAPVLYYPLNVWWEKMKLVNSH; from the coding sequence GTGAAGATACCTTCATTTAGTGGCAAGTCAAAACCGCCAGAGCGAAAAAAATTCCGAACCAGACAAAAATCTTTGGCAGATTGGCATCCAGGTTGGTTACGTGTAGCAGATTGGAGCATCATAGTTGGGTCTGTGTTCTTATGTTTGCTATTATTACCAACACGCTTTCCCGGCACGGAATTATTGCGAATTGGGCCAAATTGGTTATTAATTTGGGTGGTTGCTTGGAGTGTGAAGCGGTCTGTATGGTCGGGAACATTAGCCGGCATTATTTTAGGTCTACTTCAGGATGCTATGACTTCCCCTGAACCATCTCATGCCATCACTTTGGGTTTTGTGGGATTTTTGACTGCACTAATTCAGAAGCCGCGTTTTATCCAGGAAGATTTTATTTCCATTGCCTTAATTGTCTTTGTGATGGCAATTGTGGCAGAGACTGGATTTGGGTTGTTATTAAAATTATCAGGCGATCGCTCCACAGATTTCATCTGGGCATACTATCAGCGCGTCACCCTCGCTTCTGCCATTCTCAGCAGTCTCTGGGCCCCAGTTCTCTATTATCCCCTCAATGTTTGGTGGGAGAAGATGAAATTAGTCAATAGTCATTAG
- the ribD gene encoding bifunctional diaminohydroxyphosphoribosylaminopyrimidine deaminase/5-amino-6-(5-phosphoribosylamino)uracil reductase RibD → MDNLPVVAQAGASQPNNNQDKEFLVRSPVDSHSQMPQPVGSEFDRAMMQRCLELARRALGRTSPNPLVGAVIVKNGQIVGEGFHPRAGEPHAEVFALRAAGELARGATAYVSLEPCNHYGRTPPCSEALVAAGVARVVVGMVDPNPLVAGGGINTLRAAGIEVLVGVETEACQQLNEAFVYRILHKRPLGILKYAMTLDGKIATNSGHSAWVTNQAARSEVHQLRAGCDAVIVGGNTVRQDNPYLTSHQLEAHNPLRVVMSRSLNLPTDAHLWQTAEAPTLVLTEVGANPDFQKFLLEQGVEVLELPSLTPQAAIDHLYTRGFCSVLWECGGTLAAKAISEGAVQKILAFIAPKIIGGNHAPTPVGDLGLNTMTEALILERVRWRVVGGDCLLEGYLPQKN, encoded by the coding sequence ATGGATAACTTGCCAGTGGTTGCTCAAGCGGGTGCATCCCAACCAAATAACAATCAGGATAAGGAATTTTTAGTGCGATCGCCAGTTGATTCTCATTCTCAAATGCCACAACCTGTAGGTAGTGAGTTTGATCGGGCGATGATGCAACGCTGTTTGGAACTTGCCCGCCGTGCTTTGGGACGCACTTCACCTAATCCGTTAGTGGGGGCAGTAATTGTTAAAAATGGGCAGATTGTCGGGGAAGGGTTTCATCCTCGTGCTGGTGAACCTCATGCAGAAGTTTTTGCCCTGAGAGCCGCCGGAGAACTAGCGCGTGGTGCTACAGCCTATGTGAGTCTTGAACCTTGTAATCACTACGGACGTACTCCACCCTGTTCAGAAGCTTTAGTGGCGGCTGGTGTGGCTAGGGTAGTGGTGGGGATGGTTGATCCAAACCCCTTGGTAGCAGGTGGTGGGATTAATACCTTACGTGCGGCGGGAATTGAGGTATTAGTGGGTGTAGAAACAGAAGCTTGTCAGCAACTCAATGAAGCTTTTGTTTATCGCATTCTTCACAAACGACCTTTAGGTATTTTGAAATATGCTATGACCTTAGATGGTAAAATCGCCACTAATTCCGGTCATAGTGCTTGGGTAACAAACCAAGCAGCGCGTAGCGAAGTTCATCAATTACGGGCTGGGTGCGATGCGGTGATTGTTGGTGGTAATACTGTTCGTCAAGATAATCCTTATCTGACTAGCCATCAATTAGAGGCACACAATCCCCTACGGGTAGTGATGAGTCGCTCTCTCAATTTACCTACAGATGCCCATCTGTGGCAAACAGCAGAAGCACCAACTTTGGTATTGACAGAAGTTGGTGCTAACCCAGATTTCCAAAAATTTTTACTGGAACAAGGAGTGGAGGTATTAGAGTTACCATCTCTCACACCACAAGCAGCAATAGATCATTTATATACGCGGGGTTTTTGTAGTGTGTTGTGGGAATGTGGCGGAACTTTAGCAGCCAAAGCAATATCTGAAGGTGCAGTGCAGAAAATCTTAGCCTTTATCGCCCCCAAAATCATCGGTGGTAATCATGCACCGACACCTGTAGGTGATTTAGGTTTAAATACTATGACAGAGGCCTTGATTTTAGAACGCGTTCGTTGGCGTGTTGTTGGTGGCGATTGTTTGCTAGAAGGTTATTTGCCACAAAAGAATTAA
- a CDS encoding PEP-CTERM sorting domain-containing protein (PEP-CTERM proteins occur, often in large numbers, in the proteomes of bacteria that also encode an exosortase, a predicted intramembrane cysteine proteinase. The presence of a PEP-CTERM domain at a protein's C-terminus predicts cleavage within the sorting domain, followed by covalent anchoring to some some component of the (usually Gram-negative) cell surface. Many PEP-CTERM proteins exhibit an unusual sequence composition that includes large numbers of potential glycosylation sites. Expression of one such protein has been shown restore the ability of a bacterium to form floc, a type of biofilm.), whose protein sequence is MFKHGVLASVAGGIILSLLTTAAESAQASTLVFSGSGATTNTAFNDFRTAIGGGSRINWDGVRLDGTDVNPNTQIIDLGKTVAIPVDRFQGAGALFSEPYAVSGDGFASVNPDTAGQFPAFSPNNTFVMFDFNSGEFDDRSIDQTFVLPGTNIAAGTRGFGAIFVDVEDPRSSSIEYFGTTRSGKKVSLGKFFVPVGASGETQFLGVLFDNPVVTEVELTVGSKALFSFDGTTIQSFGSEDLANGIDLVATDDFVFAVPTLATLTQVPEPTPLSGFGVAAFGVIGFLTRKRLRRI, encoded by the coding sequence ATGTTTAAACATGGAGTTTTAGCTTCAGTTGCAGGCGGCATAATATTAAGCCTTCTAACGACTGCTGCCGAATCAGCACAGGCATCTACTCTTGTCTTTAGTGGATCAGGAGCTACAACAAATACTGCCTTCAATGATTTTCGCACAGCGATCGGCGGTGGCAGTCGCATTAATTGGGATGGTGTCCGTCTTGATGGAACTGATGTTAACCCTAACACTCAAATAATTGATTTGGGAAAAACAGTTGCAATTCCGGTTGATCGCTTCCAAGGGGCGGGTGCGCTGTTTTCAGAGCCTTATGCAGTAAGTGGCGATGGATTTGCTAGTGTCAATCCAGATACAGCCGGGCAGTTTCCCGCCTTCAGTCCGAACAATACCTTTGTGATGTTCGATTTCAACTCCGGCGAGTTCGATGATCGTTCCATTGACCAAACCTTCGTATTGCCTGGCACAAATATTGCGGCTGGGACACGAGGTTTTGGTGCGATCTTCGTTGATGTAGAAGATCCCAGAAGCAGCAGTATCGAATACTTCGGCACTACGCGCAGTGGCAAGAAGGTCAGTCTTGGTAAGTTTTTCGTCCCCGTTGGGGCATCAGGAGAGACTCAGTTTTTGGGAGTTCTCTTCGACAACCCTGTTGTGACCGAAGTAGAATTAACTGTTGGGAGTAAAGCACTATTTAGCTTTGATGGCACGACTATCCAATCATTTGGTAGTGAAGATTTAGCAAATGGTATCGATCTAGTTGCCACCGATGATTTCGTTTTTGCTGTACCAACTTTAGCAACCTTGACTCAAGTTCCAGAGCCAACACCACTCTCTGGTTTTGGAGTTGCCGCATTTGGAGTCATTGGTTTTCTAACAAGAAAGCGTCTCAGAAGGATTTAA
- a CDS encoding S-layer homology domain-containing protein: MANTNPIATLYVNPVTGNDANSGSRTSPFKTLTRALKVTSPAIIQLAAGTYNTVNKEVFPLVIPERLTVLGNEANKGAGILISGSGEYQSPSFGVQNVTLVLLNKTTLRGVTVTNPAAKGTGVWLESTAPYIVNNTFTNCGREGVFTSGTAKPYILDNVFVQNAASGVFMARNSKGEVLRNVLQKNPLGIVISDFAAPLIANNKLSDNRTAIALSRNARPVLRDNLIIKNTQGGLLVNENAVPDLGNTQDIAGNIFSDNGGFDIQNSSVQPLISVGNKLNPTQVKGQVNFLAATIDNPMQSANTSLIDLAGHWATPFVEALVGKGFISGFPDGTFAPDAPITRAQYAAVIAKTFNLPTNNPQSQFKDVKSDFWAASAITKAAQMGFISGFPDGTFRPGQNLTKVQAIVSVVNGLKLSGGSPNVLSVYGDRAQIPSYATNPIATATEKQLVVNYPQTDQLNPLRDITRAEVATLIYQALVTNGQEQAIASPYIVRVDIALPTFTDLGGHWAEAFIRGLADMGITHGFADGSYQPNKPMTRAQYAALVAGAFNPTPRRPATDFIDVPKDFWAYQALQIAASGGFVSGFSDRTFRPHQNVQRLQVIVSLVNGLALSTTNNNSFTYTDSNTIPEYARKAVITATQERIIVNHPDPKLLAPTKEATRAEVAAMVYQALVAIQRAPSINSAYIISTVDN, encoded by the coding sequence ATGGCGAACACTAACCCCATTGCCACACTCTATGTCAACCCTGTCACGGGGAACGATGCTAACTCTGGTTCACGGACAAGCCCGTTTAAAACCCTGACTCGTGCTTTAAAAGTGACTTCCCCGGCGATTATTCAGTTGGCGGCGGGGACTTATAACACTGTGAATAAGGAAGTGTTTCCCCTAGTCATCCCGGAAAGGTTGACGGTGCTTGGTAATGAAGCTAACAAAGGTGCGGGGATTTTAATTTCTGGGAGTGGAGAATATCAAAGCCCTAGCTTTGGGGTGCAGAATGTCACCTTAGTTTTATTGAATAAAACTACTCTCAGGGGTGTGACTGTGACTAATCCCGCCGCTAAAGGAACTGGGGTTTGGCTGGAATCAACAGCACCTTATATAGTGAACAATACTTTTACTAACTGCGGTCGAGAGGGTGTATTTACTAGCGGTACGGCTAAACCATATATTCTCGATAATGTGTTTGTGCAGAATGCCGCCAGTGGTGTGTTTATGGCACGTAATAGTAAAGGCGAAGTCTTGCGGAATGTCTTACAAAAGAATCCCTTGGGTATTGTTATTAGTGACTTTGCTGCACCTTTAATTGCCAATAATAAATTATCTGATAATCGGACTGCGATCGCACTTTCTCGCAATGCTAGGCCTGTACTGCGTGACAACCTGATTATTAAAAATACCCAAGGTGGGCTACTCGTCAACGAAAACGCCGTCCCGGATTTGGGCAACACTCAAGATATAGCCGGGAATATTTTTAGTGACAATGGTGGATTTGATATTCAAAATTCCTCAGTCCAGCCATTGATTTCTGTGGGTAACAAGTTAAATCCTACCCAAGTGAAGGGTCAGGTGAATTTTCTCGCCGCTACCATAGATAATCCCATGCAGTCGGCTAACACCAGTTTAATTGACCTAGCCGGACATTGGGCTACTCCTTTTGTGGAAGCTTTGGTAGGTAAGGGCTTTATTAGTGGCTTTCCTGATGGCACTTTTGCCCCCGATGCGCCCATTACCCGCGCCCAGTATGCGGCGGTGATTGCCAAAACCTTTAATTTGCCTACTAACAATCCCCAAAGTCAATTTAAAGATGTCAAATCTGACTTTTGGGCAGCATCAGCAATTACCAAAGCAGCCCAAATGGGTTTTATTAGTGGCTTCCCTGATGGTACATTTCGACCAGGGCAGAATTTAACTAAGGTGCAGGCGATAGTTTCCGTCGTTAATGGCTTAAAGCTGAGTGGTGGTAGTCCCAATGTGTTAAGTGTATATGGCGATCGCGCCCAAATTCCCAGTTATGCCACCAATCCCATTGCTACCGCCACCGAAAAACAATTAGTGGTGAATTATCCCCAAACTGACCAACTCAACCCACTGCGAGATATCACCCGCGCCGAAGTTGCCACTTTAATTTATCAAGCTTTAGTGACAAATGGACAAGAACAGGCGATCGCTTCACCTTATATTGTCAGGGTCGATATTGCCCTTCCCACCTTCACCGACCTCGGCGGACACTGGGCGGAAGCATTTATTCGCGGCTTGGCAGATATGGGGATCACTCATGGTTTTGCTGATGGTAGCTACCAGCCCAATAAACCTATGACCCGCGCCCAATATGCGGCTTTAGTAGCGGGTGCGTTCAACCCTACACCCCGCAGACCAGCCACAGACTTTATTGATGTACCCAAAGATTTTTGGGCTTATCAGGCTTTACAAATCGCCGCTAGTGGTGGTTTTGTCAGTGGTTTTAGCGATCGCACTTTCCGCCCCCACCAAAATGTACAAAGGCTACAGGTAATTGTCTCCTTAGTTAACGGACTTGCCCTATCAACAACCAATAATAATAGTTTCACTTATACTGACAGTAATACAATTCCTGAATATGCCCGTAAAGCTGTAATTACTGCCACCCAAGAAAGAATCATTGTTAACCACCCCGACCCTAAACTACTAGCACCCACGAAGGAAGCAACCAGGGCAGAAGTCGCCGCAATGGTCTATCAAGCCTTAGTTGCAATTCAACGTGCGCCAAGTATTAATTCAGCCTATATAATTTCGACAGTTGACAATTGA
- a CDS encoding RNA-guided endonuclease InsQ/TnpB family protein: MLVLEYKIKGTKLQYQAINEAIRTTQFIRNKAIKYWMDAPREDNINKVALNNYSTALRKEFKFVEELNSMACQSATERAWSSIDRFYSNCKSKTPGKKGYPRFQKDNRSVEYKTSGWSLHPTKRRITFTDKKGIGEVKLLGKWDIHTYPVKLIKRVRLVKKADGYYCQFSIKTEPLSESRIANGEVGLDVGLEFFYSDSNGHHEPNPRFLRKAEKSIKHAGRQIYKKEKGKTERRKARQRYARKHLKVSRQRSEHAKRIARNVCKANALVVYEDLRVKNMVKNHCLAKSINDVSWGLFRHWLEYFSAKFNTKTIAVNPKMTSQKCSDCGAIVKKSLSTRTHKCNCGCELQRDVNAAKNILNLAYGTLRDAKARDGQSQSNATGLATSTLLGETLVEQVARVKVESPL; encoded by the coding sequence GTGCTGGTATTAGAGTATAAAATCAAGGGTACAAAATTACAGTATCAAGCAATAAATGAAGCTATTAGAACTACACAGTTCATTAGAAATAAAGCCATTAAATACTGGATGGATGCGCCAAGAGAAGACAATATTAATAAGGTTGCTCTCAATAATTACTCAACAGCACTACGGAAGGAATTTAAGTTTGTAGAAGAACTAAATTCAATGGCTTGCCAATCTGCAACAGAGAGAGCATGGTCATCTATTGATAGGTTCTACAGTAATTGCAAATCAAAGACCCCAGGCAAAAAAGGATATCCACGTTTTCAGAAAGACAATCGTTCCGTTGAATATAAGACTTCTGGATGGTCACTACATCCCACTAAACGACGTATTACTTTTACCGATAAAAAAGGTATTGGTGAAGTAAAGTTACTTGGTAAATGGGATATTCACACTTACCCAGTCAAGTTAATTAAACGGGTAAGGTTAGTCAAAAAAGCTGATGGGTACTATTGCCAATTTTCAATTAAAACCGAACCATTAAGTGAGTCAAGAATTGCTAATGGTGAAGTGGGTTTAGATGTTGGTTTAGAATTTTTCTACTCTGATTCCAATGGACATCATGAACCTAATCCCAGGTTCTTGAGAAAAGCAGAAAAATCAATTAAACACGCCGGGCGTCAGATTTACAAAAAAGAAAAAGGTAAAACCGAACGACGGAAAGCTAGACAAAGATATGCTCGAAAACACTTAAAAGTAAGTAGACAACGGAGTGAACACGCTAAGAGAATAGCGCGTAACGTATGCAAGGCTAACGCCTTAGTAGTCTACGAAGATTTAAGGGTTAAGAACATGGTGAAAAATCATTGTCTTGCTAAATCAATTAATGATGTTAGCTGGGGATTGTTTCGTCATTGGTTAGAATATTTTTCGGCTAAATTCAACACAAAAACTATTGCTGTCAACCCAAAAATGACATCACAAAAATGTAGTGATTGTGGCGCAATTGTTAAAAAATCTCTTTCAACTCGTACTCATAAATGTAATTGTGGATGTGAGCTACAAAGAGATGTCAACGCTGCAAAAAATATTCTGAATCTTGCCTACGGCACGCTACGCGATGCAAAAGCTAGGGATGGGCAATCCCAAAGTAACGCTACTGGACTAGCAACCTCTACTCTACTTGGGGAAACCCTGGTTGAGCAAGTGGCTAGGGTGAAAGTAGAATCCCCTCTCTAG
- a CDS encoding type II toxin-antitoxin system RelE family toxin — MSYTVVISKSVQKQIDNLPNDAMARVIEKIQNLTSEPRPDGIVKLKGFDNEYRIRVGDYRVRYEIDDESQLVQILQCKHRKDVYKG; from the coding sequence ATGAGTTATACGGTTGTTATTTCAAAGTCGGTACAAAAGCAGATTGACAACTTACCAAATGATGCGATGGCGCGTGTGATTGAGAAAATCCAAAATCTTACTTCAGAACCGCGTCCCGATGGAATTGTCAAGTTAAAAGGTTTTGATAACGAGTATCGTATCAGGGTGGGTGATTATAGAGTTCGTTATGAGATTGATGATGAAAGTCAACTTGTACAAATTTTACAGTGCAAACACCGAAAAGATGTTTATAAGGGGTAG
- a CDS encoding GDYXXLXY domain-containing protein produces MSDKSSESSKSKTLSPEAEFSKKLTFKDYLTATEQKSNQPLPFWRLLVPLMLQTGIILAVPTQAAYTNLTGKEVILQTVASSLENVLQGNTLNLDYNIARISNLRRLPGWNNVVRSNGGRNGRLLSGTNLYVILREQQSFSRGVPRSWRPVRVTSTLPNSLPNNQVALRGVYENGFVNYGVETFNIADEQRQLINEDIRRSASQNRTRRLRPITVKVKVDPQGNAVPVSLWVRDRNYTF; encoded by the coding sequence ATGTCAGATAAATCCTCTGAATCTAGCAAAAGTAAAACTTTGTCTCCCGAAGCGGAGTTCTCAAAAAAGCTGACTTTTAAAGATTACCTGACTGCGACGGAACAAAAGTCTAATCAGCCTTTACCTTTTTGGCGGTTATTAGTTCCCTTAATGCTGCAAACAGGGATAATTTTGGCAGTCCCTACCCAAGCTGCATATACTAACCTCACAGGTAAAGAGGTGATTTTGCAAACTGTGGCTTCATCTCTCGAAAATGTATTGCAAGGAAATACTCTCAATCTTGATTACAACATAGCGCGGATCTCTAATTTGAGAAGATTACCTGGCTGGAATAATGTTGTCAGGAGTAATGGGGGGAGGAACGGACGGTTACTTTCAGGTACTAATTTATATGTGATTTTGCGCGAACAACAATCCTTTAGTCGTGGTGTACCTAGGTCTTGGCGACCTGTGCGTGTAACTAGTACCTTACCCAATTCTCTCCCCAACAATCAAGTAGCCCTCAGAGGTGTGTATGAGAATGGTTTTGTTAACTACGGTGTAGAAACATTCAATATCGCTGATGAACAACGCCAGTTAATCAATGAAGATATCCGCCGTTCTGCTAGTCAAAATAGAACTAGACGGCTACGACCAATCACTGTCAAAGTTAAAGTAGACCCCCAAGGTAATGCTGTACCGGTTAGTCTCTGGGTGCGCGATCGCAATTACACTTTTTAA